The following proteins are co-located in the Sebastes umbrosus isolate fSebUmb1 chromosome 24, fSebUmb1.pri, whole genome shotgun sequence genome:
- the LOC119483485 gene encoding probable G-protein coupled receptor 34, whose translation MTTFSSASSFPFNLSASALSSSSLPVSISSLPDSMSSFFTVTSLPPSSTSSSNQTVCSFDDAALRLPLVVLYSLFFLFGLVGNLFALWVFLFLHKSRNSVRVFLINCAVADLVLLACLPFRVFYHVNGNKWVLGSVACKMVGNLFYMNMYISITLLGLISLDRYLRLKGKGRARRGVRLTLWGHSRPWSWVACGALWGLSLAALVPMIATAEDTEFTGKCFQYKMRQSKAKGKAYFNAVLVLLFWLVFIMLVVSYAKIASQLLRVSRDKPDLPNAQRYERTAKKSFFVLFLFTVCFGPYHAFRPVYILSQLGGTVSCDYLQLVDRTNEVMLLFSAFNSCLDPVMYFLLSGSVRKTALRALGHRLGNRLLFLNDATSNSSTTEFRRPSAPMAFPNAELNTPSVTPRTSICVINSTLRRTGLTTLPPTGQQ comes from the coding sequence ATGACCACCTTCTCCTCGGCCTCGTCATTCCCCTTCAATCTTTCAGCCTCTGCGTTGTCCAgctcctctcttcctgtctctatTTCATCCCTCCCTGATTCCATGTCATCATTCTTCACTGTCACCTCTCTTCCaccttcctccacctcttcctcaaACCAGACTGTGTGTTCGTTTGATGACGCTGCCCTACGCCTGCCGCTGGTGGTCCTATACTCCCTGTTCTTCCTCTTTGGGCTTGTGGGTAACCTCTTTGCCCTGTGGGTCTTCCTTTTCCTACATAAAAGCCGCAACTCTGTGCGAGTGTTTCTCATCAACTGTGCCGTGGCTGATCTGGTCCTGCTGGCGTGCCTGCCCTTCAGGGTTTTCTACCACGTTAACGGAAACAAGTGGGTGCTGGGATCTGTCGCCTGCAAGATGGTGGGGAATCTGTTTTATATGAACATGTACATCAGTATCACTCTACTGGGGCTCATCAGCTTGGACAGATACTTGAGGTTAAAGGGGAAAGGCAGAGCGCGGAGAGGTGTGAGATTGACGCTGTGGGGCCACAGCCGGCCGTGGAGCTGGGTGGCGTGCGGGGCCCTGTGGGGTCTGTCGCTGGCGGCACTGGTGCCCATGATCGCCACGGCGGAGGACACAGAGTTCACCGGCAAGTGCTTCCAGTACAAGATGCGCCAGAGCAAAGCCAAAGGGAAGGCCTACTTCAACGCCGTGCTAGTGCTGTTGTTCTGGCTCGTGTTCATCATGCTGGTGGTGTCTTATGCGAAGATCGCTTCGCAGTTGCTGAGGGTGTCGCGGGACAAGCCGGATCTTCCCAACGCACAGAGGTACGAACGAACGGCCAAGAAGTCCTTCTTTGTGCTGTTTCTGTTCACCGTCTGCTTCGGGCCCTACCACGCCTTCCGCCCCGTCTACATCCTCTCCCAGCTCGGCGGAACGGTATCCTGCGACTACTTGCAGCTGGTGGACCGCACCAATGAGGTGATGCTGTTATTCTCCGCCTTCAACAGCTGTTTGGATCCCGTCATGTACTTTCTGCTGTCCGGCTCAGTGCGCAAAACCGCCCTCCGAGCGCTCGGACACCGACTTGGCAACCGGCTTCTCTTCCTGAACGACGCAACATCAAACAGCTCGACAACGGAGTTCAGACGACCGTCCGCGCCTATGGCTTTTCCTAACGCTGAACTGAACACCCCTTCAGTCACACCCAGAACAAGCATCTGTGTCATCAACTCCACCCTCCGCCGCACAGGATTGACCACGCTTCCACCTACTGGCCAACAGTGA